The following are from one region of the Stigmatella ashevillena genome:
- a CDS encoding DUF4112 domain-containing protein: MSPLPATLSSPADSATLEQVRRLARQLDTSIRLPGGLRIGWDAVLGLVPAVGDWAGALLSSYIVLQAARLGASREVLLRMVGNVAVEALVGAVPFLGDVFDAAWRANVRNVRLLENHLAAPTATRRASRAWMLGIGVLLVALLALAMTLAVLAWRALASLASQG; the protein is encoded by the coding sequence ATGAGCCCACTGCCCGCCACCCTGAGTTCCCCCGCCGATTCCGCCACGCTCGAGCAGGTACGCCGTCTGGCGCGGCAACTGGACACCTCCATCCGGCTGCCCGGAGGCCTGCGCATCGGATGGGATGCCGTGCTGGGCCTCGTACCAGCCGTGGGCGACTGGGCGGGCGCCTTGCTCTCCAGCTACATCGTCCTCCAGGCCGCGCGCCTGGGGGCCTCGCGCGAGGTGCTGCTGCGCATGGTGGGCAACGTGGCGGTGGAGGCGCTCGTGGGCGCGGTGCCCTTCCTGGGCGATGTCTTCGATGCCGCCTGGCGGGCCAATGTGCGCAACGTGCGGCTGCTCGAAAACCATCTGGCGGCGCCCACCGCCACCCGCCGCGCCAGCCGGGCGTGGATGCTGGGCATCGGCGTGTTGCTGGTGGCGCTGCTGGCCCTGGCGATGACGCTCGCCGTGCTGGCCTGGCGCGCCCTCGCTTCGTTGGCCAGCCAGGGCTGA
- a CDS encoding GNAT family N-acetyltransferase → MTNLYRADSVRDAADLEQILALQRKNLSLALSPDEVASQGFVTVQHDLDTLKQMHALAPSIVVREGEAIVAYALTMFRECRALCPVLEPMFQLFETLEYGGRPLTDWRFYVMGQVCVDKAHRGQGLFDMLYQKHRELYRPRFDLLLTEVATRNRRSLRAHERVGFKTLHTYRDAVDEWALILWDWQEPSSA, encoded by the coding sequence ATGACGAACCTCTATCGGGCGGACTCGGTGCGAGATGCCGCCGACCTCGAGCAAATCCTGGCGCTTCAGCGGAAGAACCTGAGCCTGGCGCTCTCTCCGGACGAGGTGGCCTCCCAGGGGTTCGTGACGGTGCAGCACGACCTGGACACGCTGAAGCAGATGCATGCCCTGGCCCCCAGCATCGTCGTCCGGGAAGGGGAGGCGATCGTGGCCTACGCCCTCACGATGTTCCGGGAGTGCCGGGCCCTGTGCCCCGTCCTGGAGCCCATGTTCCAGCTCTTCGAGACGCTGGAGTACGGGGGCAGGCCGCTGACGGACTGGCGCTTCTATGTGATGGGGCAGGTCTGTGTCGACAAGGCCCATCGGGGGCAGGGCTTGTTCGACATGCTCTATCAGAAGCACCGCGAGCTCTACCGGCCGCGCTTTGATCTCCTCCTCACGGAGGTGGCCACGCGCAATCGCCGCTCCCTGCGTGCCCACGAGCGGGTGGGGTTCAAGACGCTGCACACCTACCGGGATGCGGTGGATGAGTGGGCGCTCATCCTCTGGGATTGGCAGGAGCCTTCCTCAGCTTGA
- a CDS encoding type II toxin-antitoxin system HicA family toxin: MSYRPKVRELIQALERLGCRAGPLRGGSHQKWTTPGGAALSVVIARPGAPVSRSVLTSVRRALRQEHLHLKLGPA, from the coding sequence ATGTCCTATCGTCCCAAGGTTCGTGAACTCATCCAGGCATTGGAGCGCCTGGGGTGCCGTGCCGGTCCGCTTCGGGGCGGCTCCCACCAGAAGTGGACCACGCCTGGCGGCGCGGCGCTGTCCGTGGTCATCGCCCGGCCGGGGGCTCCCGTCAGCCGCTCCGTCCTGACCAGCGTCCGTCGCGCCCTGCGCCAGGAGCACCTCCACCTGAAACTCGGCCCGGCCTGA